In the Flavobacterium sp. 90 genome, CGAAGGCGTGTAATAACGTGAAATTGTTACTTTTAGCTGAGTTCCGTAAGTCAAATCAACAGAACGCTGAACAAGACCTTTACCAAAACTACGGCTTCCTAAAATCACGGCGCGATCTAAATCCTGCAAAGCTCCGGAAACAATTTCTGACGCAGATGCACTTCGCCCATTCACCAAAATAGCCAACGGAATTTCAGTATCTACAGGTTCTTTAGTCGTTTTATAAGTATTATTATGTTTTTCGATTCGTGATTTTGTAGTTACAATAACCTCATTTTTCGGAACAAATAAATTACAGATATCAATCGCTTCGTTTAGCAAACCACCCGGATTTCCTCTTAAATCAAGTACGATTTGAGTTGCTCCATCAGCTTTTAGTTTTTCAAGAGCATCTTTTACTTCATTTGATGCCTTTCGGCTAAAGTGTGCCAGAACGATATAACCCGTTTTTTCGTCTATTTTTCCATAGAAAGGAACAGATTTAATATCAACTTCGTCCAGAACCAATTCTGTGGTCATAGTTTTACCCTGACGAATGTATTTTATGCTGATTTTTGTGTTTTTTGTTCCCTTCAATAATTGAGAAGCGTCATCTTTAAAATCGGCAATCAAAACATCACCAATCTGAATAATTTCGTCACCCGCTTTAAGTCCGGCTTTGTCAGCAGGATAATTTTTATAAGGTTCTCGAACAATTAAACGATCTTTCTTTCTGGCGATCATAGCACCAATTCCGGTGTATTCGCCCGTATTGTTGATCTTGAAGTTTACAACATCTTGCTCATTAAAGTAAACCGTATAAGGATCTAAACTTCCTAACATACTTTTAATCGCTTTGTCCATCAAATCACCCGGATTTGTTTCATCGACATAATTGGTGTTTACTGCTTTGAATAATGTCGTGAAAATCTCAATTTGTTTGGCGATCTCAAAGAAGTCATCTTTGAAACTGGTTCCAACAAATAAAAATCCAGCTGCAACGGTTGGAATAATGAACTTCTTTTTGAAATAAGGATACATGATTATATTTTTTTTCTTTTAAATCTTTTTCTAATAAAATAGGCAAGCACGCAAAATAAGATAATAAA is a window encoding:
- a CDS encoding S41 family peptidase encodes the protein MYPYFKKKFIIPTVAAGFLFVGTSFKDDFFEIAKQIEIFTTLFKAVNTNYVDETNPGDLMDKAIKSMLGSLDPYTVYFNEQDVVNFKINNTGEYTGIGAMIARKKDRLIVREPYKNYPADKAGLKAGDEIIQIGDVLIADFKDDASQLLKGTKNTKISIKYIRQGKTMTTELVLDEVDIKSVPFYGKIDEKTGYIVLAHFSRKASNEVKDALEKLKADGATQIVLDLRGNPGGLLNEAIDICNLFVPKNEVIVTTKSRIEKHNNTYKTTKEPVDTEIPLAILVNGRSASASEIVSGALQDLDRAVILGSRSFGKGLVQRSVDLTYGTQLKVTISRYYTPSGRCIQALDYAHKDKNGVAQKTDAKNFNAFKTRKGRTVYDGGGVLPDIELDETKMSPITTALLKNDGIFDYATSYYYKNPNLGDKIPAVTDADYTSFKQYLKTNKITFDTETEVALKNTLAAAKTEKIDETIAPEYQQLLNALEKSETTLLDKNQKEIRNLIQEELIKRYQYQEGLYQYYIKNNSEIKKAVSVLNNQTEYKTILKM